The Aeromicrobium yanjiei genome includes a region encoding these proteins:
- a CDS encoding SDR family NAD(P)-dependent oxidoreductase gives MIPLRSRRLDRRTVVLTGASSGIGAEAARKLSALGATVCLVARREDELASVAADIRRAGGDAYTYAVDLTDAAQADALVAQLLAEHPRIDVLVNNAARSIRRPITESVDRVHDYQRTMAINYLAAVRLTLGLVPRFLEQGHGHVVISSSLSTQLPIPLFSAYLASKAALESFTRSLSAELGGQGISTTTVHFPMVRTEMSGGTHIYQAMPMLSADKAADWLVRAVVDRPTRVTSLQGAVSEIAMAAVPGVLTAGMRPLFRQMDAMLDRKVRRSRQ, from the coding sequence GTGATCCCGCTGCGGAGCCGCCGCCTCGACCGCCGCACGGTCGTGCTGACCGGAGCGTCCAGCGGCATCGGCGCCGAGGCCGCCCGCAAGCTCTCAGCCCTCGGCGCGACCGTGTGCCTGGTGGCTCGCCGCGAGGACGAGCTCGCGTCGGTCGCTGCCGACATCCGTCGCGCAGGCGGGGACGCGTACACGTACGCGGTGGACCTCACCGACGCCGCGCAGGCCGACGCCCTCGTGGCCCAGCTTCTGGCAGAGCACCCGAGGATCGACGTGCTGGTCAACAACGCCGCCCGCTCGATCCGGCGCCCGATCACCGAGTCGGTGGACCGGGTGCACGACTACCAGCGGACCATGGCCATCAACTACCTGGCGGCCGTACGCCTGACGCTGGGGCTCGTCCCGCGCTTCCTGGAGCAGGGCCACGGCCACGTGGTCATCTCGTCGAGCCTGTCGACACAGCTGCCGATCCCACTGTTCTCGGCCTACCTGGCCAGCAAGGCTGCGCTCGAGTCGTTCACCCGCTCCCTGTCCGCCGAGCTGGGCGGACAGGGCATCTCCACGACCACGGTCCACTTCCCCATGGTGCGCACCGAGATGTCCGGCGGCACCCACATCTACCAGGCCATGCCGATGCTCAGCGCGGACAAGGCCGCCGACTGGCTCGTCAGGGCCGTGGTCGACCGTCCGACGCGGGTCACGAGCCTGCAGGGCGCAGTCTCAGAGATCGCGATGGCCGCCGTCCCCGGCGTGCTGACCGCGGGGATGCGTCCGCTCTTTCGCCAGATGGACGCGATGCTCGACCGCAAGGTGAGACGTAGCCGACAATAG
- a CDS encoding TetR/AcrR family transcriptional regulator, giving the protein MARPNAGTKGVPRLDRETQILSIASEQFATYGFAGTSVGTVADLAGISKPLIYNYFGSKEGLYEACLVRGGTLVADEIERIARGEAVGIQRGIDTLAGMFTLLEGQRHLWRLFFDSTAPTEGPIAASIAVYTDRIGALAEEGVAELMTLVGNDDELDVSAMTSVWLGIVDSLMNWWVEHPEQTADEMRQRCVRLLTALLDGGSR; this is encoded by the coding sequence GTGGCCAGACCCAATGCCGGCACGAAGGGCGTCCCCCGCCTCGATCGGGAGACGCAGATCCTGTCGATCGCGTCCGAGCAGTTCGCCACGTACGGGTTCGCGGGCACGTCGGTCGGCACCGTCGCCGACCTCGCGGGCATCTCCAAGCCGCTGATCTACAACTACTTCGGGTCCAAGGAAGGGCTCTACGAGGCCTGCCTCGTCCGCGGCGGCACGTTGGTCGCCGACGAGATCGAGCGGATCGCCCGTGGCGAGGCCGTGGGCATCCAGCGGGGCATCGACACCCTCGCCGGGATGTTCACGCTCCTGGAGGGCCAGCGGCACCTCTGGCGGCTGTTCTTCGACAGCACGGCCCCGACCGAGGGCCCGATCGCCGCGTCGATCGCGGTCTACACCGATCGCATCGGCGCGCTGGCCGAGGAGGGCGTCGCCGAGCTCATGACCCTGGTCGGCAACGACGACGAGCTCGACGTCTCGGCGATGACGTCGGTCTGGCTCGGCATCGTGGACTCGCTGATGAACTGGTGGGTCGAGCACCCCGAGCAGACGGCCGACGAGATGAGGCAGCGCTGCGTACGCCTGCTGACCGCGCTGCTGGACGGCGGCAGTCGGTGA
- a CDS encoding SDR family oxidoreductase, which produces MDLGLSDRTYILTGASGGLGRATAEQLVAEGANVVISGRTKESVDRAVAALGPRAVGVAVDNADATAPAQLVAAADSAFGRLDGALISVGGPPAGPILDRTEEEWRSSFESVFLGALRLATTIAEELGDGGSIAFVLSTSVKSPIPGLGISNALRPGLAMAAKNLADELGPRGIRVNALLPGRLSTDRVRTLDAATGDADAARTANERTIPLRRYGRPEEFGRAAAFLLSPAASFLTGVMLPVDGGLTRSL; this is translated from the coding sequence ATGGACCTGGGGCTCAGCGATCGCACGTACATCCTCACCGGCGCCTCCGGAGGGCTGGGCCGCGCGACGGCGGAGCAGCTCGTCGCGGAGGGCGCGAACGTCGTGATCTCCGGGCGCACCAAGGAGTCCGTCGACCGGGCGGTCGCCGCACTCGGCCCCCGCGCTGTCGGCGTCGCCGTCGACAATGCGGACGCCACGGCCCCCGCCCAGCTCGTGGCCGCCGCCGACAGCGCGTTCGGCCGGCTCGACGGCGCACTCATCAGTGTCGGCGGCCCGCCGGCCGGGCCGATCCTCGACCGCACCGAGGAGGAGTGGCGCTCCTCCTTCGAGTCGGTCTTCCTCGGGGCTCTCCGGCTCGCCACGACGATCGCGGAGGAGCTCGGCGACGGGGGCTCGATCGCCTTCGTCCTGTCGACGTCGGTCAAGTCGCCGATCCCGGGTCTCGGCATCTCCAACGCCCTGCGCCCCGGGCTGGCCATGGCCGCCAAGAATCTCGCCGACGAGCTGGGGCCGCGGGGCATCCGGGTGAACGCCCTGCTGCCGGGCCGGCTCTCCACGGATCGGGTGCGTACGCTCGACGCCGCGACCGGCGACGCCGACGCGGCCCGCACCGCGAACGAGCGGACGATCCCGCTGCGCCGTTACGGGCGGCCCGAGGAGTTCGGCCGCGCGGCCGCGTTCCTCCTCTCCCCCGCCGCGAGCTTCCTCACCGGCGTGATGCTGCCCGTCGACGGCGGCCTGACCCGCAGCCTCTGA
- a CDS encoding dipeptidase, producing the protein MTDLTSRVHDVLPSVLDDLETLVRIPSIWAQPEHHDDVRRSAAEVERLLREAGFARTQIVEAGGAPAVIAHHPAPPGAPTVLLYAHHDVQPTGDPALWTSPPFEPTRRGDRLHARGAADDKAGLAAHLAAFRAHDGNPPVGVTVFVEGEEESGSPSLVALLEQHRDELTADAIVIADSANWAVGVPALTVTLRGLADCVVTVETLGHAVHSGIWGGVVPDALTTMCRLLATLHDDAGSVAVEGLHHGTAADVEYPEDRFREESSVLPGVEQIGRGSIVQRLWAEPAVSVVGLDATPVATASNTLAPSARAMISMRVAPGGDATAHLDALEAHLLRHAPFGARVTVERGEVGEPFTVDAEGPAYDAARSAFRDAWDGTEPIDMGMGGSIPFIAEFARIFPDAAVLVTGVEDPDTRAHGIDEGLHLGEFTRVCVAEALLLERLADRGR; encoded by the coding sequence ATGACCGATCTCACCTCGCGCGTCCACGACGTCCTCCCCTCGGTGCTCGACGATCTCGAGACCTTGGTGCGCATCCCCTCGATCTGGGCGCAGCCCGAGCACCACGACGACGTGCGTCGCTCCGCCGCCGAGGTCGAACGGCTGCTGCGGGAGGCCGGGTTCGCCCGGACGCAGATCGTCGAGGCCGGCGGCGCCCCCGCCGTCATCGCGCACCACCCGGCCCCGCCCGGCGCCCCCACGGTGCTGCTGTACGCGCACCACGACGTCCAGCCGACGGGGGACCCCGCCCTGTGGACGTCCCCTCCGTTCGAGCCCACGAGGCGCGGTGACCGGCTCCACGCCCGAGGCGCGGCCGACGACAAGGCCGGTCTGGCCGCGCACCTCGCTGCGTTCCGCGCACATGACGGCAACCCGCCGGTCGGCGTCACCGTCTTCGTCGAGGGCGAGGAGGAGTCCGGCTCACCGAGTCTCGTGGCCCTGCTCGAGCAGCACCGCGACGAGCTGACCGCGGACGCGATCGTCATCGCTGACTCGGCCAACTGGGCCGTGGGCGTACCGGCGCTGACGGTGACGCTGCGTGGGCTGGCCGACTGCGTCGTGACCGTCGAGACCCTGGGTCATGCGGTCCACTCGGGCATCTGGGGCGGCGTCGTCCCGGACGCGCTGACCACGATGTGCCGGCTGCTCGCGACGCTGCACGACGACGCGGGCTCCGTCGCGGTCGAGGGCCTGCACCACGGCACCGCCGCCGACGTCGAGTATCCAGAGGACCGCTTCCGCGAGGAGTCGTCCGTCCTGCCCGGCGTCGAGCAGATCGGCCGCGGCTCGATCGTGCAGCGACTGTGGGCCGAGCCGGCCGTGAGCGTCGTGGGCCTCGACGCCACCCCGGTCGCGACTGCGTCCAACACGCTGGCGCCGAGCGCCCGCGCGATGATCAGCATGCGGGTCGCGCCCGGCGGCGACGCCACCGCGCACCTCGACGCTCTCGAGGCGCACCTTCTGCGCCATGCCCCGTTCGGCGCCCGCGTCACGGTCGAGCGCGGGGAGGTCGGCGAGCCGTTCACGGTCGATGCCGAAGGTCCCGCCTACGACGCCGCCCGGTCGGCGTTCCGCGACGCGTGGGACGGCACCGAGCCGATCGACATGGGCATGGGCGGCTCGATCCCGTTCATCGCCGAGTTCGCCCGGATCTTCCCCGACGCGGCGGTCCTCGTCACGGGCGTCGAGGATCCGGACACCCGCGCCCACGGGATCGACGAGGGTCTGCATCTCGGTGAGTTCACGCGCGTGTGCGTCGCTGAGGCGCTTCTGCTGGAGCGGTTGGCGGACAGGGGTCGTTGA
- a CDS encoding malonic semialdehyde reductase, translating to MPDETLDLLFREARSVNTFSDEPVKIDQVREVFELVKYGPTMMNIQPMRLLLVEQGAGRDRLLPLMAEGNRAKTASAPVVAVVAADVDFHTSMAAHFPHNPTAGDMFAGDATSRADIARYNTALQTGYFIVGIRAAGLHAGPMGGFDAAGIDAEFFPGTSWRTQLVINIGHPGETPWFDRLPRISADDAVMTA from the coding sequence GTGCCCGACGAGACGCTGGACCTGCTGTTCCGCGAGGCCCGCTCCGTCAACACCTTCAGTGACGAGCCGGTGAAGATCGATCAGGTCCGCGAGGTCTTCGAGCTGGTCAAGTACGGCCCGACCATGATGAACATCCAGCCGATGCGTCTGCTCCTGGTCGAGCAGGGCGCCGGCCGCGACCGCCTGCTGCCGCTGATGGCCGAGGGCAACCGCGCCAAGACCGCGAGCGCCCCCGTCGTGGCGGTCGTCGCCGCGGACGTCGACTTCCACACCTCGATGGCCGCCCACTTCCCGCACAACCCGACCGCCGGCGACATGTTCGCAGGCGATGCGACGAGCCGCGCCGACATCGCTCGCTACAACACCGCCCTGCAGACCGGCTACTTCATCGTCGGGATCCGCGCCGCGGGCCTTCATGCGGGCCCGATGGGCGGCTTCGACGCCGCCGGCATCGACGCCGAGTTCTTCCCCGGCACCTCGTGGCGCACGCAGCTCGTCATCAACATCGGTCACCCGGGCGAGACCCCCTGGTTCGACCGCCTGCCGCGCATCTCGGCCGACGACGCGGTCATGACGGCCTGA
- a CDS encoding cysteine dioxygenase, which translates to MTARRTTVAPLSLADLAALTQTVADDVRAGLHEVRADADDRWHVRLRCDDRVDVWLISWTEDQGTQLHDHGGSSGAFTVVSGELSETVWTPGAQVLTEAARRAGDSVVFGGRYVHDVRNVRQQTAVSVHAYSPPLALMSYYDVDGGGLTRLASAWTDDPEAPPSGLRAAS; encoded by the coding sequence ATGACCGCTCGTCGCACCACCGTCGCGCCCCTGTCGCTCGCCGACCTCGCCGCCCTGACCCAGACCGTCGCCGACGACGTCCGCGCCGGGCTCCACGAGGTCCGCGCGGACGCCGATGACCGCTGGCACGTGCGACTGCGATGCGACGACCGCGTGGACGTGTGGCTGATCAGCTGGACCGAGGACCAAGGCACACAGCTCCACGACCACGGTGGCTCCTCCGGCGCGTTCACGGTCGTCAGCGGGGAGCTCAGCGAGACCGTGTGGACGCCCGGGGCGCAGGTGCTGACAGAGGCCGCTCGCCGGGCCGGCGACTCGGTCGTCTTCGGCGGGCGCTACGTGCACGACGTGCGCAACGTCCGGCAGCAGACCGCCGTGAGCGTGCACGCGTACTCGCCCCCACTCGCGCTCATGAGCTACTACGACGTGGACGGCGGCGGGCTCACCCGCCTCGCCTCCGCCTGGACCGACGACCCCGAGGCGCCGCCGTCCGGCCTGAGGGCCGCGTCATGA
- a CDS encoding rhodanese-like domain-containing protein produces the protein MTPRFGSVDELLAAARADLTRLDPHQAVARVAAGALIVDIRPAWQREADGEIPGSVIVERNHLEWRLHPASGASLAVATKGQEWIVVCTEGYTSSLAASALVSLGLSASDIAGGIHAWRAAGLPVVPGPTAVECRVGNGAATP, from the coding sequence ATGACGCCACGGTTCGGGTCGGTCGACGAGCTCCTGGCCGCGGCGCGGGCTGATCTGACCCGGCTGGACCCTCACCAGGCGGTGGCACGGGTCGCCGCCGGAGCACTCATCGTGGACATCCGGCCGGCATGGCAGCGCGAGGCGGACGGGGAGATTCCCGGTTCTGTCATCGTCGAGCGCAATCATCTGGAGTGGCGCCTTCATCCTGCGTCGGGCGCGAGCCTGGCCGTGGCGACGAAGGGGCAGGAGTGGATCGTCGTGTGCACCGAGGGCTACACCTCGTCGCTCGCGGCGTCCGCCCTGGTGTCGCTGGGCCTGTCCGCCAGCGACATCGCCGGAGGCATCCACGCGTGGCGTGCAGCCGGACTGCCCGTGGTGCCGGGGCCGACCGCGGTGGAGTGCCGGGTCGGCAACGGCGCCGCGACGCCGTGA